From Hydractinia symbiolongicarpus strain clone_291-10 chromosome 11, HSymV2.1, whole genome shotgun sequence, the proteins below share one genomic window:
- the LOC130614709 gene encoding LOW QUALITY PROTEIN: linear primary-alkylsulfatase-like (The sequence of the model RefSeq protein was modified relative to this genomic sequence to represent the inferred CDS: deleted 2 bases in 1 codon; substituted 1 base at 1 genomic stop codon) has product MLEKISTPILLAIILYHSYHYYAQWKLSQSVIAYHQGKMKTTDPKPTKSTEPPKVVKVTDNVYVAVGYALANSIMLIGDTGVVIVDTTESVLATEQIYKEFEKXDKPIKGIVYTHNHADHVMGTISFLSNDTEVEIWAHHTLVDTFFHSMRVVGQAHYYRSMHQFGAFLKDKLIFAGIGKRLNLDGLSSRLIPPNRLLYKKQQSIHIAGMDLELMEIPGETDDQIAVYWPAKKVLLCADDFYKAFPNLYAIRGTHYRSLKKWKDSIDTMRKLKPEYLVPSHTDPVIGAEVIYNKLTNYRDAIQLVHDQTVRMMNLGLHPDEIANRIKLPKFLEEQPYLKELYGTVKWSSKSLFTGYMGWFSGDIAELSPHTPTEQAHRLTKLAGGIDALISAAEESLNDNDPQWALRLSSAALRIDGKIMKAREIKSKALLDLASLQTSMNGYNYYATCAYSTIEGKDYVPSNKAMVKHTIRSVKMEDLFYLISLKFKAEECMDLDKVILFIFPDTKSKFSFHVRHGIMDLSGGYNRHADIKVTVNSVVWREIVSGERSGVLSALKSDISVEPSISALQEVMGCIDKSTTVSS; this is encoded by the exons ATGCTGGAAAAAATATCTACACCCATTTTACTGGCCATCATACTGTATCATAGCTACCACTACTATGCACAATGGAAACTATCGCAGAGCGTGATTGCCTACCATCAAGGTAAAATGAAGACGACAGACCCTAAGCCGACAAAAAGCACTGAGCCACCTAAAGTTGTAAAGGTTACAGATAATGTATATGTTGCTGTCGGGTATGCTCTCGCAAATTCGATTATGTTGATCGGTGACACCGGAGTTGTTATTGTGGATACAACGGAATCAGTCCTTGCAACAGAACAGATATACAAAGAGTTCGAAAAATAA GATAAACCAATAAAAGGCATTGTGTACACCCATAATCATGCGGACCACGTGATGGGAACAATATCATTTTTGTCCAATGACACTGAAGTCGAAATTTGGGCGCATCACACTCTTGTGGATACGTTTTTTCACAGCATGCGAGTAGTTGGTCAAGCACACTATTATAGAAGCATGCATCAATTCGGTGCATTTTTAAAGGATAAATTGATATTTGCTGGTATAGGAAAACGTTTAAATTTAGATGGCCTGTCTTCAAGGTTAATTCCACCGAATcgtcttttatacaaaaaacagCAAAGTATTCATATTGCTGGAATGGATCTTGAGTTAATGGAAATTCCAGGTGAAACTGATGATCAAATTGCAGTATACTGGCCAGCCAAGAAAGTTCTACTTTGTGCCGATGATTTTTACAAAGCGTTCCCAAATTTATATGCTATACGTGGAACACACTACCGCAGTTTAAAGAAATGGAAAGATTCCATCGATACAATGAGAAAACTGAAGCCAGAGTACCTTGTACCTAGTCACACAGATCCTGTGATAGGTGCAGAGGTTATATACAACAAGCTCACAAACTACCGCGATGCAATTCAACTTGTTCACGATCAAACCGTTCGAATGATGAATCTTGGTCTACATCCAGACGAGATCGCTAATCGTATCAAGCTACCTAAATTTCTCGAAGAGCAGCCTTACTTGAAGGAGCTATACGGAACGGTTAAATGGTCGTCAAAAAGTTTATTTACCGGTTATATGGGATGGTTTAGTGGCGATATAGCTGAGTTGAGTCCTCATACTCCTACTGAACAAGCTCACCGTTTGACAAAGCTAGCAGGTGGAATTGATGCGCTGATATCTGCTGCCGAGGAGTCATTAAATGACAACGATCCACAATGGGCGCTCCGCTTATCGTCAGCTGCGTTACGAATCGATGGAAAGATCATGAAGGCAAGAGAAATAAAGTCAAAAGCATTGTTAGATCTTGCTTCGCTGCAAACGAGTATGAACGGATATAATTACTATGCCACTTGCGCTTACTCGACTATTGAAGGAAAAGACTATGTTCCCAGTAACAAGGCGATGGTAAAACACACAATTCGAAGTGTGAAAATGGAAGATCTGTTTTACTTGATTTCGCTCAAGTTTAAAGCTGAAGAATGCATGGATTTAGATAAggttattttgtttatatttcctGATACTAAATCAAAGTTTTCGTTTCATGTTAGACACGGTATTATGGATCTAAGTGGTGGCTACAATCGACATGCAGACATTAAAGTGACGGTTAACAGTGTAGTATGGCGGGAAATCGTATCTGGAGAGCGAAGTGGAGTTTTATCTGCGTTAAAATCGGATATAAGTGTGGAACCTAGTATTTCCGCGTTGCAAGAGGTGATGGGATGTATCGACAAATCAACTACCGTATCGTCGTAA